Proteins from a genomic interval of Pseudomonadota bacterium:
- a CDS encoding macro domain-containing protein: MGTLKSIVIENTKVSIIRGDLTESNVDAIVNAANSHLQHGGGVAGAIVRKGGSIIQEESNKIGYVPVGNCAITSAGKLKAKYVIHAVGPRWGEGDEENKLKNAVKNILNLATQRGFKAISMPAISAGIFGFPKERCAQIMVDETKRFLKDNGETSLKEINFYLIDEDIVRFFKNQLERNKT; encoded by the coding sequence ATGGGGACATTAAAAAGCATTGTAATAGAAAACACTAAGGTAAGCATTATCAGGGGTGATTTGACGGAAAGCAACGTCGATGCCATCGTGAATGCGGCAAACTCGCATCTCCAGCATGGCGGTGGTGTTGCCGGAGCCATTGTGAGAAAAGGCGGCAGTATTATCCAGGAGGAAAGCAACAAAATCGGGTATGTGCCTGTAGGTAACTGCGCAATAACATCAGCAGGCAAACTGAAGGCAAAGTATGTAATCCACGCCGTGGGACCCCGTTGGGGGGAAGGCGATGAAGAGAACAAGTTGAAAAATGCCGTTAAGAACATATTGAATCTCGCGACACAAAGGGGCTTTAAAGCCATTTCAATGCCTGCTATCAGTGCAGGGATATTTGGTTTTCCAAAAGAGCGTTGTGCACAAATTATGGTAGACGAAACCAAGAGATTTCTGAAAGACAACGGAGAAACATCTTTGAAGGAGATAAACTTTTACCTTATCGATGAAGATATCGTAAGGTTTTTCAAAAATCAGTTAGAAAGAAACAAAACGTAA